One Glycine soja cultivar W05 chromosome 7, ASM419377v2, whole genome shotgun sequence genomic window, GTTCAACAAATTCTTCATATTGTTGAATCGATGGAACTCTAGGAGGATCCCCTGACTGTGCCGAACTCATGAATGGGTGCGAGATCATGTAAAACCAATCCATGTAATCTGGCGAACAGTGGTCAGACACTGCACATAATTGCCCTACAGGTGCAATGTACTCACCAAACTGCATCCATCTATCATTAATTTCTTCAACAGAGAGCGAAGATGCAGCAGGATGTGGCGGAATAGTCTGGATGTAGCCAAACTGTCGTACAACCCTCTCCGGTCGGTGAATGACTGTCAAGAGGCCCCATCTGAGATGGCCGGAAAATAATGAGATGACTTCAAATTCTCTAAAGAACGGTGGTCACCATACGAAATCCAGCACACCGCATCAAGGGTCGGTCTATCCAGACGCCTCTGATACGTGGAAACGGGCAGTGTCTTGCCAAAGGTCCATCGACATGCACGCGGCTCCTCTCATCATAATTCTCGGCAGGAACAGCGGAACCAACGGACGAAAAATGATCGTAGATCCAAcactaaatatattttgcaaaCATATTCATTTAAATACACAACAACATATAATAATCAACttcaatggaaaaaaaattgtaacatcTTAACTAACCTATAATAGAGTGATATATCCTGCAAACTGCCTCGCCATGCTCTTGGACGCGTcatttaaattatcatacatGTGCACAAGTGTAGCAGCACCCCAAGCGTAACCTGCACTCTGCGTCAAGTCACGCAGTGAATCCAAGAATACCACGTGCACGAGTGTGGTACTCTTGTTGGCAAAAACTGTGTATCCAAGCAGATGCAACAAATACGCTCACGCTGCTACGATCCAGTGACATGCCTCGATCTTCAGCTCATACACGTCGCGCAGCCACGATAGTCAAACATAAGAGCCATGACACTAAATCGTCTCAACTCTCACCTCTGCAGCGCTGACCTCGAGTAATTCCACCAACATTTCGACAACGTCGTCGACATGAAGTAGCTTGAAGCTATGGAACACCCTTACAATAGGCAGATGTAGCAACGACGCAACGACATCCAAGGTGATAGTCATCTCTCTGACAGGCAAATGGAAACTGCTAGTTTCCTTATGTCGGCATTCCATAAAAGCAGACATTAGTCCCCAATCACCCGTATCTAGGGAATAGGCGATCAAAGGACTTAGTCCACTGACTGCCACAATGCCTTCAATCTGTGGAGCAGGCCTCTCGAACTTAGCCATCTTCCTTCCATGGGAAGATAGCTTCAACTCAGAacattcctgcaaacaataatatcgatgttgtaaaaaaattattaactagtAAACTAcgttctttatgttttttaaaaattacatacatCTCCATTCCAAACTCTCAAAGcaatgttattttcaaaatctgtGAGAATTGATGTGTCATGGGGTCCGCTTGGAAAACCCTCAACATTAGTAACAACTTCTTCAGTAGGTGCTTCTGGCTGCTCGTCGATCAATTCCTCCGCGGCCGTAGGAGGGTCCTTGACAACACGCTGTTGTTGTCGCTGTCTACGGGCTAATGCAATAGGCCTTCGCCGTTGGGGGGCATCATCGTCACTCACATCTTTCCTCCCCAAGACTTTTCCTATTGCTCGGCCTAAAGCCCGACCAAAACCTCTAGTTCTAACCattatttgcataataattatcgtattttttatattcaatgaatatattttaataattgatttcaatcattttttataacttacaaatttgttatacaattaaaatatttgtttcaatgttttgtataataaaaattatttataattttcaattgaattatttttataactaacaaattttaattaatttaaatatagtcTTAGTTTTGGAAATCTTATATAATCTAATCTTAGTCTTAATTTGGGAAATCTAATATAATCTTACTCTTAATTTGGGAAATCTAATATAATCTTACTAATCTAATCTTACTCTTAATATAggaaatctaatctaatctaatcaaATGTAATCTTATATTAccatacataattaaataataaaactagcCAAATCATATAAAAAGGAAGACTAACATATAAATCAGAAAAATAATCAACAAAACTAACCAAAAAAGtctatacataataaaatttcaatacaTGATTAAATTTCACAAATGATTACAatacactaaaaaataattatactaattttttaacaaaatcagtaaaataaaataaaattcaaaataactacaagaattataaaaaaaaattgcaacaaaaaaagaaataaacataattatttctaatttaaaaaatacttaaaatgtAACTAAAATAccactaattaaattttaataaatataactaaaataatttttttaccataCATAACacctactatttttttaaaaataactcaaaaaaaactgcaacaaaaaaaactaaaaataattttttttaatttattttttttttaaaaaaagaataccaCACAATGATTCGTATGGCAGTTAcgcaaattaaatttttataattaactaaaataatattttttacaatatataacggcttataaaaaaataaatgggtaaatagtcattttggTCCTTGAAAGTGTAACTCGCTGTCAATTTGGTCCCTGAATCGAGATAAATTGTAAAATAGTCCCTGAAAGTGCAATCTGTTAGTCACGTTAGTCCCTGCCGTGAATGGAGTAGTTAACGCCGTCAGTTATCGCTGATGTGGCTCGTTAAGTGCCACACAAACATGATTATGTGGATTTTTTATTgggtaaatagttattttagtccctgaaagtgTAACTCGCTGTCAATTTGGTCCCTGAATCGAGATAaattgcaaaatagtccctgAAAGTGCAATCTGTTAGTCACGTTAGTCCCTGCCGTGAATGGAGTAGTTAACGCCGTCAGTTATCGCTGATGTGTCAAACAAAGCATGCATTATTCCAATTATACAATTATGCATCATTGTTTTTTGACAGATTATGCCCTTATGCAGAACTGAATCTTTTgcaattttgcaacaaaatgaaCATACTAAGACAACAAAATAACATTCCTTAGATTAGCATTACATCAAATTGATTAAAAGCATTCAAGTAGATAACAACATGAACACACTAAGACTCAAATTACATCATtacacttaatatatatattcctaGTACTTGTGAATACATACAAACACCACCATTGACAACAATTGAATTAAGAACATTCCATAGACAATTGTTCTAAACATCTTCATTTCAATCCCCATACAATCAAGCTTTGAGTTAACTTGAGCCTTTCCACATTGTCTTATCTTCCTCTCTTCCAAATTGTCTTCTTTGTTCCATGGAAAATGTCCCAAGTGAATCATCAACTCCAAGTGCTTCAATCAATTGATCAACCCAAATAAAGTACCCACAATATCCAACTTCATCCTGAAAAGCCCCAAATAGAGACCCTAAATCAAACCCCCAATGTGAAATCAAAACCCTAAATCAATAAATGTGAAATAGACATACCTTATTAATTGAACAAGTGAAAAACGTCCTTCCTCTGTTAATATTTGTTCCAGCAACACGCCTAACAGCTCTTCTACCACAACCACAAAGAAGAACAACTTGTGATGAAACTCTTGTTCGAGATGATGATGCATTGCTCCTCTGCGACATTGTTGATAGTAAGAGAGAACGAAATGGTGCGATTTTTGAGGTCTATTGAGATGATTAGAAGTGCAAatatggaggaggaggagaagagggCATAGGTTCTATTTAAGGGTTAtgttaaagaagaagaagaagaggaggaggatatATGAGGGTTTTTTACTTTCGGTTTGGTCCctcatttcattaaaataaacgaaattagaaataaaaaatccacATAATCATGTCTGTGTGGCACTTAACGAGCCACATCAGCGATAACTGACGACATTAATTACTCCATTCACGGCAGGGACTAACGTGACTAACAGATTGCACTTTcagggactattttgcaattTATCTCGATTCAGGGACCAAATTGACAGCGAGTTACACTTTCAGGGAccaaaatgactatttacccaaaaataaatattacaacaaatataaatttaatcatacttttttattttaaaaaaaaataaaaaaaaccatacagaCCATATGATttatacggattgtcaatccatatgaACCATACGGATCACTGATCTGTATGGCAGTGtcactaattaaatttttgtaaataactaaaataatttttttacaatacataacaacttataaaaaataaatattgcaacaaaaataaatttaagcattcttttttaatttaatttttttagaaaaaatacatTGACAATTCGTATGAACCATACGAATTCGTGTGGCAGTAatgctaattaattttttaaaaaatttgtaacaaacaaatatttaaatatacgtttttaatttaaaaaaattaaaaaaaataccatacaTATGGATCACTGGCAACAACACactatcaaatttttaataataacttaaataaattttacaaaaaataaaacgaaaaaaatttcaattaactacaaaaaaaaacccATACGGATCCTAAATCCATATGGGTCATACGGATCTTGAATCCGTATGGGTTTTGGTCTGCAACATGCCACTTTTTCCAGcaaagcttaaaaaaaataacaccaacaacaacaaacacccAAAaccaattacaaaaaataatacaatcatGCAACAACatcataataacaaaaaatcattaaacacttcaacaaaaacaacttcaaaGGGAAGGGACCACTTACCTGGAAGAAGATTAGCCAATGAACGACAACAACTAAAGAAGTGAAGAGCGGAAGAGGAACAAGCACCAACGGAAGAGTGGAAGAGGAACAAGCACCAACAGTGATAGGAAGCTTTATTGCCAATGCAGATTAGAGGAAGAGGAAAAGGAAGAAGCGGCCGTAGGCAGAGGAGACATAGGATTCGCGCTATATGAATGGATAAGTAAGAGTATTTATAGTATTAGGATGAAGGGCATTTTTGCCATTTCACCACGGGTGCTGGGTGCTCCagcaaaaatgctgggtgcaccaagtAACAcccaaaatattattatgttgAGCTGAATATATAGTGAGTGAGTGGAACTAGAAGCTAGCAATTAGCCTTGGATTTGTTTTGTTCTTCATCCACTACATGAACCCTACCccttctaattaaaatttataaaaattaggtGTGTTGGAGTGTTGAAAATGTTCATGACCACTATGAAGGGGTGCATTAGTAAAAGAAGGGGTGTAAATAGTAATTGCCAAATTTAGAAATGTAATGGACTGTGAAGATATTTCATGGCAATCCTTTACCCTCGTTAATGATGTTCTGTGCAAAATTGGCCTAATAAGAAAGAATATCTTCCTAGTAAATAAACTTAATGCAGACGGCTTCAACAAACACATGGAAGTTTACAAAATAATGTCACCATAATTGGACTCAAAATCATCCTCCAATTCTCGAAAATGAAATTAAGTTAAGAATTTATGGAATTGTTCAACAAATTCATACAAACTCATCTTAGAgttcacaatttttttcaaatgaccATGAAATCCTTCACACTGAGATGTAGTTCTGATTCCAACAAAGAAGTTCCCCCTTATGTAAGAAGTCGTCCAGGTGCACCTATTCTCATACAATTCTTAAACcgatttgttttctttcaatcCAAACTTAGCAACCATGTCTCCCAAATGACTTCAAATTTATCAACTTTGTAATCACCAAACATGGATTTTTTAAAGGATTGCAAGAAAGAATTAACACCCACATTTGAAGTTGTGTTGAGAAGCAAGTGCCATGCACATAAGCAGTGATATGCATAGGAAAAAACttttttgattccatttttcATTGCTAAATTACCATTGATTATTATTGAGACCaatgtttttcctttcattacTTCCATCAATTTCTCCAAAAGCCAAAAATAGGTGTCTTCTGATTACAAACAAGATTAGTTGCAAGAATAACATTTTAGTTGTGATGATTCACTCCAAAAAATATCACAAAGGGGCCCAAGtacttgttctttttataagttGCATCAAAGGCTAAAATATCACCAAAGAACTCATAATTCACTTGACTTTCTCCATCACACCAAAAAGTTGTTATAGTCTTCCTTCCTCATTAACAATGTGCTTACAAACAATAATGAGTCTTTCTTACCCAAATCACAAAGAAAATTTAAAGCATCACTAACATTGGAATAGTGTCATTTTCTTTGGTGTACAACATAATTATACACATCTTTGCAACGAAATCCAATCTTATCATATCCACCAGCAAGATTCGCAAACACCcccattgatgcaatcctaccctgcaagggcattggatagaagacttcaagTAGAATGTGCCAGAGATccagggaaggccctagggttctcatgagccttagggtagatttcgagcccatgggctaagtatgagcccgcttatctttgtagatattagaataggtttttccttcatttgggccttgtattttggccattttagtagtatagggttttagccttgtatttcgaggcattttgagtagtctttgtagtagggatttttttttgtattttcatgtattttttcatgggggtgagcttagctattatagggtgtgtgtagctaagctctagcttctcatctcaaggaggtgagcttagctattagagaggtatgtgtagctaagttctagcttttttaggaatcttcttaaggaagcttctcaaggagatgagcttagttatgagaggggtgtgtgtagctaagctctagcttctcaaggaagttttctcaagaaatcttctcaaggaagctacctagtctataaatagaagcatgtgtaacacttgttgtaactttgatgaatgagagtcttgtgacacacaactcaaagttcaacttctcttccttttttttctcttcaatttcgtgttcccccctctctctttctctccctctttcttttcctccattgaagcatcctctccaagcttcttatccaagactcatcttggtggtaaagctccttcttccatggcttattccctagtggatggcgcctcctctcacctcttctcctttgtcttccgctgcatctccatgatggaaaatcaccattaaaggaactcattgaagctcaaagatccagcctccatagaagccccacaagcaagcttccatcaagcggtatcagagcacaagagcttcaagtaggtgctccttaaacctccatatattttttgttagacaagtggcctcagatatcttaagaagggggggttgaattaagatattccaaactacttccccaattaaaaatctatttcactttttattcaagttataaattcccttaataatgaacttcttaaatattgattcaaataaaacaatttgaatatgaatataaagcaataataaacaaaggagattaagggaagagaaagtgcaaactcagatttatactggttcggccacacccttgtgcctacgtccagtccccaagcaacccacttgagagttccactatcttgtaaattccttttacatgttctaaacacacaaggaaaatccttcctttgtgtttacaattcctttacaacaagagacccacggtctcttaatcccttagagaatgaggagaagaagaagaatgaatctccctagaaagagatggattttacagattgagcactcaaataattccttaatgaattgcaattgaattggccaaggaattcttaagaggataaaatgattttgctctttgagaggataaacacttgttgttttgaaaaactctgagcaaattcgtgttataagtcacacacatatatatagaccattggtggtcatgaataaagcctttgaaaagttgtgactcttagaattatttttctgaaaattctgtctggtaatcgattataggaattgtgtaatcgattacagcttttaaaatttgaattaaaacgtttattaactgctggtaatcgattaccaaaattgtgtaatcgattacacagtctaaaatttcgaattcaaattttagtagctgttataaaacatatttggccactggtaatcgattacatcctctggtaatcgattaccagagagtaaatcctttaaaaaacactttttaatttaaattacttggccaaacgttttgctaattcaattaggaattcccttcctaatatactagtgatcatcttgatgctgtgacttgtaatcttgaagtattgtcttgaatttaatcttgaaaagcccatttgcatcaattgcatcatatcatcatgatcatcatcaaaacatcaaaggcaattgcatctacattttttgctttaccttctcttctattgttgtttcttcatttttctccatgtatctcctcacatgtcttgtgctaaatttttttaacatgattctttagagtttccactgaTTAAACTttctatagaagctagatttgattttctatggttcaaatttcttgttcttgttcttgaaccatgaattgtgttgagtttaggttcctttgagttttgtcttgttattttttgtggctgaaacctaaaccataaaattcttacaaaaatattaaagtagaagaaaacctcaaaaatctagagtgacttgttcacctattgtagttttgtcatagaagtcatgtctagtcatgaaacttgtcacataagatttcttatgttgtgctgaattttattttcttgtttctttgtctaactcatttgttcatgagtgtatgaaattcttttagcctattatttgatttgagtcaaatctttcatgttaattagtccttaacatgttcatgcaaaattcttagtgagtctttgattgtgaaccttttcttgaacttttaggtttccttatgattgtgtctattgtgaatttgagttttggtgattgaattgctaggtgaaatgttgatcctaagtgaatattgaactcctaaaactgtggtaaacaatcctagtgagttcaacatacataggaaggttgaaagtaatcCCAAgacaatcaatataccatgcttaaaaaaaatcgctggtgttggcagcttggacatacaaacttgtaaaaattactgagaattggttacttcgaattttgagctgaaatttttactgaattttctagacatctgaaaaaaagttatacaaaaagaaccaagtgatttggataaaagaaaataatactaaaaatcacacaagttggcagaaaaatcaatatccaggaaaaaaaaaggtgaaagggaagtgtgcttgttcttttggctcaaaatttattctataattggtgcctatgttataacaatcttagttctgaaatttcaattgaaaattactgtgaaaacaagtgtcaaagctagaggtttgttgagtcttttttttttttatagtttttttactctactctagagccattctaagtttctctttgagtcctagcttgcttctatgtccttttcattgctttaattgttgagtaatccttgaaaaattgtctagttaaaactccattggtttagctttcatttcatttttttggtctttggttattgcttgtctctttgtttccttgtttgtgggttgccatatagggaattggaaggaggattggtgccatcccttgaagaatttgagtcaagaagaaaggggctaaccaccttaagagctattggactaagaagcactccaaattgagtgaatcaccaaagagagaacaaccaccaaaattgaggaccattttgtaattttgtaatttgcaatttacttaccttcattgctttcaagttttgtaacaaaaaggcctttcattggaagtgtgttgggagcctccaataggttaccaaacttccatttgtgtgtaataattttagacaatttttccttaggatagtgagtgttttgttgggaaccttgaatgtggtcatccaaacactcttaggattcacctagtttacatttcttgcttactttcatagcttatttcctttaccttccattgtcaaaccgcctagatagctttccttttaccaattagtttttttctttatctttcacacctcttttagtgtttattttggctagtttcaaccatagtttcttttatcttttgttttcaaacctccaacaagaaagaaccacaacttaggaaccaacatgagtcatcattcatctagtgttaatggcgagggtactagtcataaagaccctttatctagaatcttagatgagttgagttccctcaagttatggaaagaaaaacaagagagaaaagaaaaaggaaaaaaaagagtggaagaaataagtcaagatgaaagaaagaaaataagagaggaagaaagaagaaaaataatgaaagaaatgaaaagagaaaaacatgcctcctatagtagtcataactcttgcaagagcctaagtgaagaacttcgtgactattacgaaggaaggcataggtcacatcttagacctcactcccataaaagagaaaagaaaagaaagcctcaagaggctaacattaacctcccatacttccatgggaaggacaatgtagaggctaacttaatttgggaaataagggtagagcaacaatttaaaaagaagtctacatcaaaatcttatgactctcactcttatccaaagaaagaccaaggttgaggcatcttaggggtgacacattctaagcccaaagatgataaggggaagacaatagaaaagcaagcccctaaggctagtatgcaagagaaaactagctctataaagtgctttaaatatcttggaagaggacacattacttctcaatgccccaccacaaaaaccatgattatgaggggccaagacatttatagtagccaagatgaggctactacttcaccttcctctagtgaaagtgaagaagcaaaaggggaataatctagtgaagaaatctacccccaagaagaagg contains:
- the LOC114420601 gene encoding uncharacterized protein LOC114420601 codes for the protein MVRTRGFGRALGRAIGKVLGRKDVSDDDAPQRRRPIALARRQRQQQRVVKDPPTAAEELIDEQPEAPTEEVVTNVEGFPSGPHDTSILTDFENNIALRVWNGDECSELKLSSHGRKMAKFERPAPQIEGIVAVSGLSPLIAYSLDTGDWGLMSAFMECRHKETSSFHLPVREMTITLDVVASLLHLPIVRVFHSFKLLHVDDVVEMLVELLEVSAAECWIYDHFSSVGSAVPAENYDERSRVHVDGPLARHCPFPRIRGVWIDRPLMRWGLLTVIHRPERVVRQFGYIQTIPPHPAASSLSVEEINDRWMQFGEYIAPVGQLCAVSDHCSPDYMDWFYMISHPFMSSAQSGDPPRVPSIQQYEEFVEPDMYQQPMATVAPNEDDFVAIADKLDRLLNLRILIEGIEANTIVEECVSITRRYIGQPTVGHRLRRRRHTDGH